The genomic interval CAACCTGACCATGATGGGTTCCATGTGTTATTGTCCAATATATATGCTTCAAAAGGTAATTGGGATGGTGCTCTTGAAGTTAGGGGCATGATGATGCGACATGGGGTGGTGAAGACCCCAGGTTGTAGTATGATTGAAGCAAAAGGAGTAGTTCATGAATTTCTAGCAGGAGATAAGACCCATCCTTGGATGAAGGAGATTGAGGATAAGCTGGATGAAATAgctaagaaattaaaaatggaaGGTTATGCACCGGACACAAATGAAATTTCCCTTGATATTGAtcaagaagagaaggaaaccTCTCTGTTTAGGCATAGTGAGAAGCTTGCAATTGCCTTTGGGCTTATTGCTATCAGTCCACCAACACCAATAAGGATTATGAAGAATTTACGAATCTGTAATGATTGTCATGCAGCAGCTAAGTTCATTTCTAGAGCTTTTAATCGGGAAATTGTGATCAGGGATCGGCATCGCTTTCACCACTTTAAGCAAGGTTCTTGTTCATGCACGGACTATTGgtagtaatatattatacacaACCAAATATATTTCAATGTTATTGGTTATTCACCTTATTCCTCGAGAGCTTATCCAGTTCTGGCTGTACAATAGACATCTGCTTCACTGCTGCCTGATAGTTTGCTGTGAAGCTTGATAGTTTTACAGTTCCAAGTTGCATGCTGGTGAACCACCATGGCAGCAATTAATTGCTTACGGGCGATGATTGATGCAGCACCACTCTTGTGAGACTTGAAGATAGTTCCTACGACGAAAAGGAAAATTTGGAAGGCTAAGGCCTATAACGAGGCTTTAAGGAACAGTTCCGCTTTGGAGCGGATTTGCTGTTCTATTGAGAATAACGGACACCAATAGCATATAGACATGTAAGCCCTCCACATAATAAGCTCCTGAGCCGCATCACAGGAGATCTAGAGAAAACAAATCCTGCCTTCTGTGTATGAGCCGCTGCTTTCGCACTTGGCTTACTCCCAGGACTTCTTCTCCACAGCCTTACAATTTTTTCTTCCCACCACCATCAACCATTTCGCTGCTGTTGGGACCATTTCTCCGTCGCAACCAGACTGCCGTCGTGACGTCCTCTGTCTATCTCCATCCTCTGAAAGTGGtttgtctttctattttttatttactgttttttttttttttttaaattctgaatttttttttaaattctgaaaTGCATCTTTGTAGGAGTTGTTGGTATATTTTTTGTACCTGAAAATTTAACCCAGGTCTATAAGGTTGAACCTTTATGGAAGGCATGATTGAGTAAAAAATGTTGCACCTCTAAATTTAGATTTTGTTCCAGAAAATTTACCCCAAAGCTACCCCATTCACATCCACATTATTCAttgtcaaataaattattttttcttgcacTCTAATATTGTGGTTGAGGAAGTAAACGAAATTCATTGGagtaaacaaaattattttggttattttgtaagtttattttacaattcatcGTGGACATAAATCTATGCCTTGTATTGTTGGCAATAGTTGATGCTAATGTCTTGTTAAAGATAGTGGATTAATTTAATTGGAAATTCATTGGAGCCATTCAAGTTATAGAGAAATGCTACAAATCAGCAACTGTTCATAaccccacaccccacacctgagctggaatattttttttcccccactACAGAAACGCGCGATTTGGATTGAGCCCCATTTCGAATTGACATCCTGCGAAAACCACTTCCTAACCCAGCGCCATCCTGCGTCGCCTCTCTCTGCCCAGCGCCACCCCACGTCGCCTCCCTCTGCCCAGCGCCACCCTGTGACACTCCTCCATCACGCCGCCCCTCCCCAAAGCGAGTACATAGTGCAGATCTGTATAAGCAGGATCTTCAAGGTCAgctccttgtattcaaatccaTTGTTTTTGTGGTGTTTATTACTCTATTGGATTCCTTTTTGTTCTGTTAAAACCTTAACCTAGACCCTCCCTTTCCGTCCTCTTCgcacttttcttttccttccccccTCCTCTGCTCGCACAAATGCAGGCAGAAACAAACGCGTTTCTTGGTAGGATTTGCTAGCCAAACCCTAGGCTCTCCTGCTCCTTTTATACATTTGCTTTGATGAATGTGGTAGGGGTATTTTGGCTTATTTACGTATTAtattatgcaatattttttGCAAGCTCAAGTTGGTTTTGGTCTGGGAGAGGTCGATGAGAAATGTCGAAATCCTTCGGTTCTGTTTGGTCTGGGACTGTATGTGTATGTGCTTTTACCGTTTGCTTAACTTTCTAGTATGCATGGGACGTCAGTCAGTACTCTGTAGAAGAACCCTATTAATTACCTCTTCTAAACGCATTTTCTTAAATCAACAAGATTGTTATGGATGTTTCAACCCAACTTTGtactatatatagcatttttcttgaaaaaaaatagcataGGCAGCTTGAATTGTCAAAAACACAAACTTTGCCTCCCTAAATATTGCCTCGGTTTATGCATCACAGACAAATATTTTGGCTTTCTGGTGAAATTCTTGTGttctgattaagaaagtattgtCAATTACTgggaaaatatcttttttttttttttttttgggggggggaaCGACGaacaataaatttaacatttagCATGCAAATGTGCATGCAATTGATGTTGGATCATCAGTTGAAAGTAAATCTAAAACAAAGATGGAACTTTCTGATTGTTTGGCGCATAGCTAGCCCACTCtcaattgaattgagttgtatGTTATTTTTGATACAGTTTCACTGGTTTTGTGCCAAGAATCCCATCTAGTaggtttattatattttgacgTTGTCAATCAATGACCGCTTCTTCAATCGTATGGTTATCTCTGGTATTGTTTGGAATGAGAGTGAGTTTTAATCATCCCACGAAGGTCCATTAACTATTGGACTCACAATCTCTTTACCTGCTAGTAAAATCACATATGGATACATATTTTAATGCTAAATTATGTTGCTGGAACTTTATGGTTGTTAGTTTGGTCTGTTCTGGTTAGTTTATGATATATGAGGAAGATCATTGTTGATCCTGCGATCGTTAGTTCAATCTATATCTGTTCTATGTGACATTAGTTCATTTGTTTCAATAATCCTTCACTTCAGGCTGTTCTAGAATTAGCCGATTTACTTGTTATAAACATTGAGTTTCATATGCTACCAAATCATATTAGTTGCCTCGTGTTATTTGTTGCATGTTGCCAAAATTGGGTAGTAGTTTGACCATTGATCATGAACACAGATGCCTCCTCATCTCCATGACTCCTATCTATTGGTACTTTGTTTAACTTGAATTTGttccaaaatttcaatttaGTCGATGTAATGTTTGCCCTATATTGGGCATGATTCTGGAAAATGGGCCATGAATAGATAGGAAAATTAACTCTCGGTCAAAAATCAATTCTATCTGACTGAGACAAATATGTACTTGTATTGAGTAGTCACATGTCTCATTGAACTGCAACTAGTGCATATGCTAATTCAGTTTGTTGGCTGAGAACCTACCCCTAAAATTCTAAAGCGCAACCAGTAAAAATATTCTGAGATTATACCTGGGGTGCATTTTCATTAACATGCACATCAATGGATCCACAGATGCACATGCTCCTGCTAGtgcataattattttcttgcatGTTTCATCCTCTCACGAAGTTGAATTTCTTTAAACCTAACTAATCCTGTGGAGAACAAAGAAGTGATAAGAGTTAATTAAATGAACATATGAAGTCTTTCATCATGCCATTCCTGTTATGTTTCCccttttctattgattttagatGTAGCAAAACTGAAATTCTCAAGAGAGACACCATTTCCTATTCTAAACAactcctttctctttcttttcttatagCCAACTTGAGGTTGTACGAATAACGAAAATTGTTTCAGAACCATTAACCCCTTCAGTTTCAGGTCATGCTCAAGTCCCCCATCTTCAGGTTTTGTTGTGATGAAATTCTTGTCTTCGAGAAATGTGGTGAAGATGTAGTTCTAATGAAAATCTTGTCTACTAGAGAAGTGAAAATATAGCACAACGAAAAGGATTGGGAATCTTTTAAagattttatagaaattttagtttaacagagatattttacaaaattcaatctcacaaattgatgacTTCTTGTGGTACatcatattgtaatttttttattataaaatagatctaacgtatcatatataGAATATCAGTATATGAATTCGCATACTAAGATATAAGATTTATGTCTAACATTTTTAAGTTCTAAGAATTTTAGGATACTTGGTTTTTTAATTCATTAAATACTTGTAATCGCCAAGGTATTCAAAATTGTTAACatgctattatttttttttttttttaccacaaGTGAGagcttattaataaaattatagtaCCATCctctatctttaaaaaattgatttcatcTAATAAACAGTTTTCTGATAGACATTAGTAATACAATGATATTATTATCCAAACACTCACCAAGCCCTTACTCTGCATACACTTCCATCTCATGTCTATTAATGGTGCCATTGATGGaaaataaacattaaataataCCATTCAATCAGAACTACAAGAAACACAGACCATGCAGTTATCTAGAAAATGGACAATGCATGTGAATAACATgttgtaattgttaataatttagataaatatgACCACAGTATCGTATGACAACTGAGGTGCTTAttttttgaaggattattttGTATGTTATCCTTTGAAGTTGAGAATTTTTGGTTCTCAACCGTTATTTGGCTTTTATTTGGCTTTTCGGAAAAGACTAGTGGAGTCCCTCAAAGATACAGCTTAAAGTtattgtttgattattttaattttttaattgttttttttttttttttttttacttaaagaactaaatattaataaaattgtgtatttttatttttttttaataattaaggatctTAAGAGttgttgaaaaataaataaaaggaaaatgaagaatgATTGATAGATAGGTAGAATGATTGGTAGACTATTTTCGAAGTAAGGAATCCTATATACATTTTTAGAATCAAAGTCTaacactcattttttaaaaaaaatgtgaaatttattattaaatttttttttttttttagattttagatttaaaaaaatagtatacgGGACTTGTACACCataaactgtaaatattatttctctttcgaCATTATATTTGCTAAATAGGACATGATTTATATAATCCTAAAATATACCAGGCTCGTGTACTCTTATAGTGAAGAAAGTATAAgaaatatgaaatctaaatcaattttttataataacctcatttttcttttcaaagagAATCTGCATGACTTAAAGAGTAAGgctgtatttagatgttgaactgagttgagttgagatgataaaatattgttagaatattattttttaatattattattattttaagatttgaaaattttaaattatttattatattttgtattaaaatttaaaaaaattataatgataaattaagatTGATTGATTATCATGTCCTCCCCGTTTTAATTAGATATTACCTGaacttgaaagttttaattaaaataagtacTTTTTGAAGTACTCAAGTTCAATAGGGAGAAAAGAATACCCAAACATATGACTAGACAAAAGAATaggttgttttttgttttcaatcaACCTAAAAAGTATAGGAAAACCCTCAAAAAGTGTTGGATCTATCGTATCAAGGTTTCAAACTAGGGACCCACTGATCTCTTGGTCCCTCTAAGCAGTTATGTCAGCTTGTTACCATAACTCCATGCTTACCATGGCATCCTTACAGAGCAACCTCCTGTTGGGGTATATGTCTCCAGGGACAAAAACCCAAACTTCATTAGACTTACTcagaaaaagataataaaacagTATGTTTGCTTCCCATATTGCATTCAGAATAAATCCTTAAAACGGTTCTTTTACTTCTCCCAATTGAGATTACAGCTTATACAATATTATAAGATAGTCTTCTGCACTCTGCAGAAATTTGCTTCACAAACTTATAAATATCTATGGCCAAACAATGATTCCCCATGTGAAATTATTCTGATAACTCCATTTTATTATCGGTTAACACTTTTTTTTACCCAAAAGAGATATTTGCACTCCTAAAAATCAGACCTCTTGCACTTCCACACGAGCTTCATTCACTTCCAGGTTTTCCTTCACAGATTCCTTGACATGCTCCTCAACTTCAAAAGCTGACACGGGGAATGACCTGTAGAGCCCTGTGGTACTCTTGAAAGTGATCTTCCCAGTAGGGGGATCAGCCACTGAGAATTCAGTGAGTGTGAGCCAAACCAAGAGCTCCTTGGCCTTCACCCCGGTGAGCTTCTTGATCTTTCCGGGCTCAACATAGGCTGTGACTTCAGTGGCATAGGTCACAAGCCTGTCAATCTGTTCAAATTTGTGGGTTATGCTCGCTTTCTGCTTCAGCCATACAAACCCAGTCTCCCTCAGATACCCACATTCTTCAATGTCATGCAGCGGCAGTAAACCATTTGGCAACGCCATTTCTTTGAGCAGTTCCTTCGACTTTGCTTGACAAATCTCGTCTCCCTGGTAGAACTCTGCCTTGGCTTTGATCTCATCTGTGACCGTAGACATTTTTGCTCTAGCTTCCTTCTTGGGTGCTCCTTCCTTTCGTTTGATGAAGTGAGAGGAAGATGAATGTTGAAAAGTTCGGAGGAAGAGCTCGGGTTTATATAGTTGTGAAGTTATAAAGTCACCCTTGTTTCTTCTAAAATTTCGCAATAATGCCACTGGGGTttataaaaacaattcaataaatcgATGTGATTTCATCTAatccgttaaatctattttacaataaaaataacttaataatatgaagaatcacatcaagtcacgttaatttgtgagattatttttttcttaatcctTTTATGGCTAGagtattttctatttaatatatgataaaTCATATTAAGTCACATCactttgtaagattatttttgtataatcattttgtagttaagagtatttttctttaaaaaatgagaacttGTTTATAAATCTTAATTTGGTTATGGATTATCTTAATTGTCGATATAACATAAGACTAacgttagatataattttaggatACGTAAGTCTCGTGCactctcttgagaaaaaaaaaaagaaaagaaaaatctattattaaaaaataattttttcatgtgagtctcaaatttattcaccttttttaaaatgaatatgtgaGACTTACACATCCTAttactgtaaatattatttctcataatataataatataggaATTTTATTGTACAGAATTTTTCAGGAAATGTTATCCATTTCGCATTATGctgataaataaaatgattaaatatattgtatactTGGATACCATCTACTCCAGGTGAACTGAAGGAAATTGtaacatttttattctttaaaattgatGGAATCATTTAATATAAAACGTAAGATTattatgatcattttattttgtagatttatttttatgtaatatttttttttttataaataagacttattttctcatattttgtACTATGGATACTTTccattctatttaaaatgaagaaatccAAGTTCAGTGAGTAATTCAATGCATAATTCCTTTCAAGGCCTACCTGAAAACAGATATAATACTTCTTGATGATAGTGAATATCTAAAATGGACAAACTATTTAACGGATATCTTTTCTTTGAACCAAAACAATTAGAATTACGCTCACGGCCAATTTGAACGTGTATCATTGGCATGAAAAAGATATTatcaatagaaaaataatttagccacaaaatgattatacaaaaccaaattcataaattaacgtgatttgatacgatacatcagtttgtaaatctatttttattataaagtagatttaactgattacataaattaataacgtcaatttataaatttatttttatataatttctttgtatctGTAGTACTTCTTATAGCAATATAAGAGATCTTTCAATTCAGAACATCCATCGTGCTATTTCATTTTTTACAgcattttcaaatatatcatcttctatatattgaaattgtggatttcttttttatcacttttatctttaaatatttttaatttcagatttgattGGTTCCCATCTATCCACCAAGTTTGGGATAGCT from Juglans microcarpa x Juglans regia isolate MS1-56 chromosome 4S, Jm3101_v1.0, whole genome shotgun sequence carries:
- the LOC121261930 gene encoding uncharacterized protein LOC121261930, which translates into the protein MSTVTDEIKAKAEFYQGDEICQAKSKELLKEMALPNGLLPLHDIEECGYLRETGFVWLKQKASITHKFEQIDRLVTYATEVTAYVEPGKIKKLTGVKAKELLVWLTLTEFSVADPPTGKITFKSTTGLYRSFPVSAFEVEEHVKESVKENLEVNEARVEVQEV